From Ostrinia nubilalis chromosome W unlocalized genomic scaffold, ilOstNubi1.1 SUPER_W_unloc_5, whole genome shotgun sequence, the proteins below share one genomic window:
- the LOC135087409 gene encoding uncharacterized protein LOC135087409, whose amino-acid sequence MESLLQRQHDIVEAIKKVERNFNKDSAIRKTRKYLDERLDTLDKLWAEFQGNDHKLSSYENDKDPYFVEDQYRQARTYFDSVRNKISSFPPASETAASISPAALPKFVQPETVTLPTPPKLQPRLTMPSTSTALTTSSDQGQAAELLSLQQTNFRAFHRQVRSLRIDDIRDKWELEDELRNIQTRWSAIDALHLQIDNILQGSNTQYDDEFYAYEESYKGIKKALNLKLASTVHLQQSTPQIDIPTFTGKYTQWPTFYDMYVESIHNNNLLTNTQKMQHLKGKLRGDAERLIQHLHISADNYETAWELLTHRYNNPQLLFTKQIEIFINQPAAHKQSAFEIRRLYDTSMECIHAIQNLGIDTSTWDPLLVHLIAKKLDTETYSDYKEARKSPRDLPSLSELMNFLESKFNALEPISTTERQTSSSNKNYQQKMITNKKFHKPQSQNGGGHHYKKFENREFQAIATCSTNCPICNNNHYLYRCSKFMKLSPDERLLTVLKLEFCQNCLYAHEDSQCTSPKRCKVCKKPHNTALHEAYANVNLAQQSSNRPAESTRSSPVPTTPITNKLQISTHQDNKQHIVNHVATDDEEILLTTISIKVKTADGTYVTLRALLDQGSQISLISENAAQMLGLPRQRYHASVSGIGNGSKQGKGVVTLTCQSIYEDYELTTQALVIKHVINNLPNVSFNKQSWPHLQHIQLADPEYNISRPIDLLLDASVYSDIIMSGLIKGSSPIAQQTRMGWILSGNVKTFNCHVVVNNLSDISQYWELEGISDPVTELTQQEQYCEQVYKSTTRRLSTGRYEVAIPMKPGFEQDLGQSKSKAIAQFHNMEGKMSRNKEFCESYKQFLREYGQQGHMSLVTKHNEKPSCYLPHHGVLKTDSTTTKLRTVFNASSKTSTGRSLNDLMERGPNLQKDLQHLILVWRQHKYVITADIEKMFRQINIREPDQHLQRIIWRSTPLEPLKEYQLTTVTYGTKAAPYLAMRTLKQLALDDAHKFPLAAAALMSSFYMDDLLEGCDEISQAKQLQQEIIDILKGAGMNIRKWSSNTHELIEDLAAEQLDAPLDFKSSENRKTLGLQAKQSRQPVQSASKSSEEQSNSESETDFEDTEMHQEPNMSYTMDQTENITSRWNLSFDTYNDPVEFLEQLDELMSSGIEFTPDYHDDEWRSMETQIRTLKEQENAPLSIHDVHQYSVLYTILGLIIVAGCIFMVMRWRRIKGALNKETSSTQANSIPMTAVASVDQAAATPPRTRPRSVRLDIPSINVVQ is encoded by the exons ATGGAGAGTCTACTTCAGCGCCAACACGACATTGTTGAAGCGATCAAGAAGGTAGAACGCAACTTTAACAAGGATTCCGCTATCAGGAAGACTCGTAAGTACTTGGATGAACGACTCGATACCCTTGACAAGCTATGGGCCGAGTTTCAAGGCAATGACCACAAGTTATCGAGTTATGAAAACGATAAGGATCCTTACTTCGTGGAAGATCAATACCGACAAGCAAGAACATACTTCGATTCTGTGCGTAACAAGATATCGTCGTTTCCTCCTGCAAGTGAAACCGCTGCATCAATTTCTCCTGCAGCGCTGCCTAAGTTCGTGCAACCTGAAACGGTTACATTGCCGACACCACCTAAGCTACAGCCAAGACTCACGATGCCGTCTACGTCGACAGCGCTGACGACATCTTCAGATCAGGGTCAGGCCGCCGAACTTCTATCTCTACAACAAACGAACTTCAGAGCTTTTCACCGACAAGTAAGAAGCCTGCGAATTGACGACATACGTGACAAATGGGAATTGGAAGACGAGTTACGCAACATTCAAACACGTTGGAGTGCAATCGACGCTTTGCACCTTCAAATCGACAACATTCTACAAGGTTCAAATACACAGTACGACGACGAGTTTTATGCCTACGAAGAATCATACAAAGGCATTAAAAAGGCTCTGAACCTAAAACTTGCATCAACTGTGCATCTTCAACAGTCGACACCACAAATCGACATACCAACCTTTACGGGCAAATATACCCAATGGCCTACATTCTACGACATGTACGTGGAAAGTATTCATAACAACAACCTCCTTACCAACACGCAAAAGATGCAACATTTGAAAGGTAAACTGCGTGGAGATGCTGAGCGACTAATTCAACATCTACACATCTCAGCTGATAACTATGAGACGGCATGGGAACTGTTAACTCACAGATACAACAACCCTCAACTGTTGTTCACAAAACAGATTGAAATCTTCATCAATCAACCCGCCGCTCACAAACAGTCGGCATTTGAGATCAGACGTCTGTATGACACATCCATGGAATGCATTCATGCCATACAGAACCTAGGTATCGACACAAGTACCTGGGACCCGCTACTTGTTCATCTAATTGCAAAGAAGTTGGACACTGAGACATACAGTGATTACAAGGAGGCACGCAAATCGCCACGTGACTTACCATCACTCTCTGAACTTATGAATTTCCTAGAAAGCAAGTTCAACGCGCTTGAGCCAATAAGCACGACTGAGAGACAAACATCATCATCTAACAAGAATTATCAGCAAAAGATGATAACAAACAAGAAATTTCATAAACCTCAATCTCAAAATGGTGGCGGTCATCACTATAAGAAATTTGAAAACAGAGAATTTCAAGCTATTGCGACATGTTCGACAAACTGTCCTATATGCAACAACAACCACTACCTATACAGATGCAGCAAGTTCATGAAATTGTCGCCTGACGAGAGGTTATTAACCGTCCTTAAACTCGAATTTTGTCAGAACTGTCTATACGCACACGAAGACAGCCAATGCACGTCACCAAAAAGATGCAAAGTTTGTAAAAAACCTCACAATACTGCATTACATGAAGCATACGCGAACGTGAACCTTGCGCAACAGTCATCGAACAGGCCGGCCGAGTCAACTAGGTCATCGCCCGTGCCTACAACTCCAATTACGAACAAACTTCAAATTTCAACACATCAAGATAATAAACAACATATTGTCAATCACGTAGCAACGGATGATGAAGAGATTCTACTCACGACGATATCAATCAAGGTCAAAACTGCTGATGGTACATACGTCACCCTGAGAGCTCTCTTGGATCAAGGCTCTCAGATATCACTCATTTCCGAAAACGCTGCTCAGATGCTGGGCTTGCCTCGACAACGGTATCACGCATCGGTATCTGGCATCGGGAATGGATCTAAACAAGGCAAGGGAGTCGTCACACTCACCTGCCAATCAATATATGAAGACTATGAGCTTACGACACAAGCATTAGTCATTAAGCATGTCATCAACAATCTGCCCAACGTGTCCTTCAATAAACAGTCATGGCCTCATCTACAACATATACAATTGGCTGATCCGGAGTACAACATCTCCAGACCAATTGACCTCCTTCTGGACGCAAGTGTATACTCTGACATCATTATGAGCGGTCTAATCAAGGGCTCATCACCTATCGCTCAACAAACCAGGATGGGCTGGATACTCTCTGGCAACGTCAAAACATTTAATTGTCACGTTGTAGTGAACAATTTGTCAGATATATCCCAATATTGGGAGCTGGAAGGAATTAGTGACCCAGTTACTGAATTGACACAACAAGAGCAATACTGTGAGCAAGTCTATAAGTCTACAACAAGACGCTTAAGCACAGGAAGATATGAAGTTGCGATTCCCATGAAGCCTGGATTCGAACAAGATCTAGGTCAATCCAAAAGTAAGGCGATCGCTCAGTTTCACAACATGGAGGGCAAGATGTCAAGAAACAAGGAATTCTGCGAAAGTTACAAACAATTTTTGAGAGAGTATGGACAACAAGGTCACATGTCTCTAGTTACAAAACACAATGAAAAACCATCGTGCTATCTCCCTCATCACGGTGTGTTGAAAACTGATTCGACTACAACTAAGCTTCGAACCGTCTTCAATGCATCCTCGAAAACATCAACCGGGCGCAGTCTCAACGATTTAATGGAGCGCGGTCCTAATCTACAAAAGGATCTACAGCATCTCATCTTGGTATGGCGTCAACACAAATACGTTATAACCGCTGATATCGAGAAGATGTTCCGCCAAATAAATATTCGTGAACCCGATCAACATTTACAACGCATTATATGGAGGAGCACACCGCTGGAACCACTAAAGGAGTATCAGCTTACAACTGTTACCTACGGGACAAAGGCAGCTCCTTACCTGGCAATGCGCACTCTAAAACAGCTGGCCTTGGACGACGCGCATAAGTTCCCCTTGGCTGCTGCTGCACTGATGTCGTCATTCTACATGGATGACCTACTTGAAGGCTGCGACGAAATATCTCAAGCTAAACAACTGCAACAAGAGATTATCGACATACTCAAGGGAGCTGGAATGAATATTCGCAAGTGGTCCAGTAATACTCACGAACTCATTGAAGATTTGGCAGCAGAACAACTAGATGCGCCACTCGACTTCAAGAGCTCTGAGAACAGAAAAACCTTGGGCCTAC AAGCAAAGCAGTCCCGTCAACCAGTCCAGTCCGCCAGTAAATCCTCCGAAGAACAGTCtaacagtgagtcagaaaccgattttgaagacacagagatgcaccaagaaccaaacatgtcgtacaccatGGATCAGACCGAAAACATAACATCCAGATGGAACCTAAGCTTCGATACATACAACGACCCGGTGGAGTTCctagagcaactggacgaactcatgtcatcgg